TTTATGGAACACTAACCAACCATGATTGAAGTGACCGGCTTAACGAAACGGTATGGCAACGTCACTGCAGTCGACGATCTCACCTTTAGCATTGCCCCCGGAAAAGTCACCGGCTTTCTTGGGCCAAACGGTGCTGGCAAGTCCACCACCATGCGCATGATTATCGGGCTTGATCGTCCCACTGCAGGAACCGCCACTATTGACGGCAAACCCTATGCTGAACTGACCAATCCACTGCGGAAGGTCGGCTCCCTGTTGGATGCCAAATCGTGGCATCCCAACCGCAGCGCCCACAATCGGCTGAAGTGGATCGCCCAATCCAACGGCATCCCCACCTCACGGGTTGACGAAGTGCTGCGCATCGTCGGCCTGTCGGAAGTTGCGAAGAAAAAAGTTGGCGGCTTCTCCCTCGGTATGGGGCAGCGTCTCGGCCTGGCTGCGGCACTGCTCGGCGACCCGGAAGTCCTCATCTTGGATGAACCTGTCAACGGGCTCGACCCGGAAGGTATCGTCTGGATGCGCACACTGATGCGGTCACTCGCCGCCGAAGGCCGCACCGTATTGGTCAGCTCCCACCTCCTTTCAGAGATGGCCAACACTGCCGATCATCTCATCGTCATTGGCCGCGGCAAACTCATAGCAAACGCACCGATGAACGAATTCATCGGCGCGGCTGGTTCCCAATCAGCGCTGCTCCGCACCCCGGACATGGATGTGATGAAACAGGTGCTGGCACAGGAAGGGTTCACCTTCACCGAAGAGGTCGACTCCTCTCAGCGGCAGATCCTCGTCGTGCACGACGTCTCCACTGACCGGCTTGGGGCGCTCGCATTTAGCCACGGCATTACCGTCTTTGAACTGCAGGGTAAACAGTCCACCCTGGAGCAGGCGTTCATGGAATCCACCGGGGCGGCGCAACAGTTTTCCACCGACAATCCAAGTGAGGTCTAGCCAATGCTGCATCAAATGAAAGCGGAATGGACGAAACTCACCACAACGAAATCGTTGTATTGGACCACCGCACTATTTTTATTCTTCAGCATCGGATCGTCGGCGCTATTCGCGTTTGCGATCTTGCGTTCCACCGCCGACCAGGGGCAACAGTTTGGCTACACGAGCCCAGCACTGGCGCTATCCGGTTTGCAGGCCCTCGGCCTGCCAGTGGTGATTATTCAAGCGGCCATGGTGTTTACCGCCGAATATCGGCACAACATCGCGTCGATGACATTTGCTGCCACCTCGAAACGCCTGCTGGTACCGATCGCTAAATTCCTGGTTTATGCGATCTTCATGGCCATCATCACGGCAATGACCGTGTTGCTGTGCTATCAGGTAGCCCTGTCCATTGTCGGCGAAGGCGATAACAGTTTCCGGTTCGATGCCTTCCACGATCCCGAAGCGCTACGCTTCTACTGGGCATATCCACTCATCGTGGTACTGCTCATCGCGTTTACGTTGGGCTTGGCAATGATGATCCGGCAAACTGCTGGCACGATTACCGTTGCCATGCTGTGGTTTGTGCTACTGGAAGTAGTGATGGGGCAGGTGCCGAAATTCGGTGCCATTATCACTCGCTATCTGCCATTTACTAACTTGCAAGCATTTATCAACAAGGCGGATATTGTTGATTCTGTTGTGGGCTGGCAAGGCTCCTTTGGAATCTTTGCCGCCTGGTGCATTGGTTTGTTCGTTATCGGCTGCGTGCTCGTACAACGCCGCGACGTATAACCTCCCTGCAGTCTTTACAAAAGAACAAGACACACCCATCCCCGGTGCGTGAGCAATCACGCGCCGGGGATGACGCAATTTCTGAAGCGGATCAGCAAACCCATCGCCACCTGCGTCGGTAACAACTCGGCACTGCTCGGTATTGCGCCGCAGAACCCCGTTGGGGGAGATACTGTTTTCCTAGCGGATTCACCGGTTGTCAGGCATGTGCATGGTGCAATGGCATGGTGACCACTGTGGGCCACGGTGGTGACGTTCTTGCAGCGCTGGACAGAGCTAGGAAAAGGAACGCTATCTCAAGTACTCACAGCTGGATCCTGCAAGATTTTCGAGCATCGTCGACACATTGACGAGAAGAACGCACAGGCAGATCCCTTCCCATGCCATGCCCTCGTGTAACCCCAACAGGCTCACTACAGGTTGACAATTACCGCAGGCAATATAAGTTTTCGACCCTGCCCGGTGTCCATTTTCAGCGCTGGCAAACATTGAGGACCGGCTCTGAATCCTGAAGGGCGGAACCGGTCGTGACAGCGGCAATACTGAATCTGGCTACTACTGTCACATGATCTGAAGAGCTCGCAGCTGGGGTGTGATTGCTAAAGTCGTGCTACTGCAGCGCAGAGGTGAGCCGCATGGCATTGTCGAGGTATTTGTTCATCATGGACCGGTTTTCCCATTCCTGCTTTCCTAACACCCGGGAGAGGCTGTAATAGCTTTGGGTGAGCGCATTAAGCTGGCGGATCAGCTGGCCTTGCGCCACATAGAGCGAAACTTCGTAGTTCAACCCGAATGAGCGCATATCCATATTCGATGAGCCAACCACGGCGGAACCATGTTCCGTGTCCGGGTCAATCAGCAAATACTTGGTGTGCAGCACCATCGGTTTTGGATACAGATGAATGGTGACACCGACTTCTAGCAGGCTGCGATAATACGATGCCTGGGCGTGGCCGACCATAAACTGATCGGATTGCTCACATACCAAAAGATGCACATCCACCCCGCGATAGCAGGCGGCTTTCACTGCTTCAAGGAGGGATTCGTCGGGGATGAAATAGGGAGAACACATGATGACTTCGTCCTTGGCTTGATGCACCATGGCGACGAACATCTTCAAGTTTGGATCCCCCTTATATCCCGGCCCGGATGGCACCAGCTGCACCAAGTTTCGGGTGCGATCCGGGTTTTTTTCCTCTTCATAGGGGCGGTCTTCAATAGGCAGCACTTCGCCGGTTTCGAGATACCAGTCGGTGGCAAACAGCAGCTCCAAGGAGGACAGTACCGACCCGGAAAGTTCAATGATGACATCGACCCATTCCCGGCCGATCGCAACATTTTTCTTCGACAGATAGCTGGGGTCGATCAGGTTTTGGGAACCCATAAACCCAATCTCCCCGTCGACAATGAGGAGTTTGCGATGATTCCGCAGATCAGGGCGACGGAAGCGCCACCGCCATGGTGCCAGCGGCTGGGTGAGATGCCATTGCACACCGATAGCGTCGAGGCGTTTGCCTAAGGTGCGATATCCGGGATATTTCCACGATCCGACCTGGTCGAAAAGCAGTCGTACTTCTACGCCTCGTTCGACGGCGCGGCGACAGGCTTGGAAGAACGGGTCGGTGACCTCATCCCAGGAAGTGATATAAAACTCTGCCCACACAAAGTCTTCTGCCCGGTCGATTGCGCCAGCCATGCGCACAATGGCTTTGCGGGCGTCGGGCAAAATATCGTCGACACCTGCCCAACAGGCGGGCATGCCGGTAAGAAATCTGTTGAGCCGCACAATGGTGCTTAAATTTTCCGGAATGGTTGCATCTGGTGGCAGATCCGGCAGGGTGGCATGCGGGTCGCCGACAACAGAGGCGGCATGTTGTTGGGTTTCGTGTCGCCGTTCGCTGATAATCTTCGATCCCATGAGCAGATAGAGCGGCAATCCGATCAGCGGGATGAACAAAATAGCGAGCAGCCAGGCGGAGGATGAGCCAGGTTTTTGACCGCCGGGCACAATACCGATCGCGGCGATTTTGAACCCGTACTCTAAAACGAGCAGCAGCCATTGCCACCATTCCAAGGTGGCAAAGGTGTGGGTGGGATCCATGATGCGGGTACTCCAATGCGATGGCGGTGTCGAAACAGGAGTGGAGTCGCTGAATCGGACAACAATGGCGGGAACAACTGGGTTATTTGCGAATGCAACGCTGCTTGAATTGCCTAGCCTAGCTGGTGAAAAGACCGGCGGTAAGAAGCACCGTGCCAACGACCCCTATCCGTTTACCTTCGGTGACTTAGAAGTCAGCCGGATAAGCGGCGTGCTGTGGGGACTGGCCGCGATATGGCAGCTTGCCGATCGGGGCAGTAGCGCTGGCTAGTCAAGGTCATAGTCGACGATGAGCGGCACATGGTCGCTGGTTTTCACTGTGCCGCGTTCCGTAATGTCGACGCTGGCCTGCGTTGCCCGTCGGGCAAGTTCAGCGGTGGCATAGTGGAAGTCGATACGCATCCCTTCACCGCGGAAGAATCGTGCCCCTTTGTAGTCATAGTAGGTGTATTGATCCCCGGTGAGAGGGCCGGTCACCTCAGTTAATCCGGCAAGTTCCAGTTCGGCGAAGGCGACACGTTCGGCGGTGCCCA
The Corynebacterium choanae DNA segment above includes these coding regions:
- a CDS encoding multidrug ABC transporter permease, giving the protein MLHQMKAEWTKLTTTKSLYWTTALFLFFSIGSSALFAFAILRSTADQGQQFGYTSPALALSGLQALGLPVVIIQAAMVFTAEYRHNIASMTFAATSKRLLVPIAKFLVYAIFMAIITAMTVLLCYQVALSIVGEGDNSFRFDAFHDPEALRFYWAYPLIVVLLIAFTLGLAMMIRQTAGTITVAMLWFVLLEVVMGQVPKFGAIITRYLPFTNLQAFINKADIVDSVVGWQGSFGIFAAWCIGLFVIGCVLVQRRDV
- a CDS encoding ABC transporter ATP-binding protein, producing MIEVTGLTKRYGNVTAVDDLTFSIAPGKVTGFLGPNGAGKSTTMRMIIGLDRPTAGTATIDGKPYAELTNPLRKVGSLLDAKSWHPNRSAHNRLKWIAQSNGIPTSRVDEVLRIVGLSEVAKKKVGGFSLGMGQRLGLAAALLGDPEVLILDEPVNGLDPEGIVWMRTLMRSLAAEGRTVLVSSHLLSEMANTADHLIVIGRGKLIANAPMNEFIGAAGSQSALLRTPDMDVMKQVLAQEGFTFTEEVDSSQRQILVVHDVSTDRLGALAFSHGITVFELQGKQSTLEQAFMESTGAAQQFSTDNPSEV
- the cls gene encoding cardiolipin synthase, which translates into the protein MDPTHTFATLEWWQWLLLVLEYGFKIAAIGIVPGGQKPGSSSAWLLAILFIPLIGLPLYLLMGSKIISERRHETQQHAASVVGDPHATLPDLPPDATIPENLSTIVRLNRFLTGMPACWAGVDDILPDARKAIVRMAGAIDRAEDFVWAEFYITSWDEVTDPFFQACRRAVERGVEVRLLFDQVGSWKYPGYRTLGKRLDAIGVQWHLTQPLAPWRWRFRRPDLRNHRKLLIVDGEIGFMGSQNLIDPSYLSKKNVAIGREWVDVIIELSGSVLSSLELLFATDWYLETGEVLPIEDRPYEEEKNPDRTRNLVQLVPSGPGYKGDPNLKMFVAMVHQAKDEVIMCSPYFIPDESLLEAVKAACYRGVDVHLLVCEQSDQFMVGHAQASYYRSLLEVGVTIHLYPKPMVLHTKYLLIDPDTEHGSAVVGSSNMDMRSFGLNYEVSLYVAQGQLIRQLNALTQSYYSLSRVLGKQEWENRSMMNKYLDNAMRLTSALQ